In Silvanigrella paludirubra, the following are encoded in one genomic region:
- a CDS encoding HPF/RaiA family ribosome-associated protein codes for MSIQVAAHGFELTAALKEACEAETKDKLHAIALNNITTKWTLSIQREEQISHLIWSDGTFNGNVTVKSSDMYNSIHQCAKKALEQMKKSHEKKQNHKGSKLVHAIPVNVND; via the coding sequence ATGTCAATACAAGTCGCTGCCCATGGATTCGAATTAACTGCTGCTTTAAAAGAAGCCTGTGAAGCAGAAACAAAAGATAAACTTCATGCAATTGCTCTAAATAATATAACTACCAAATGGACATTATCTATACAAAGAGAAGAACAAATTTCCCATCTTATTTGGTCTGATGGAACATTTAATGGTAACGTAACAGTGAAATCCTCTGACATGTATAATAGTATTCATCAATGTGCTAAAAAAGCATTGGAACAAATGAAAAAGAGCCATGAGAAAAAGCAAAATCATAAGGGTAGTAAATTGGTTCATGCCATTCCTGTAAATGTAAATGATTAA
- a CDS encoding universal stress protein: MQMIKKILCVTDLSQISRNAEIASLRLAHLFDSELTILSCGEYYSHIPNNYFDENVIQPQPDFPHTEEYVKFLEQKKLETIDHFKNIIKEFNLNLPENIIYEIKLDNEVTATMDTIEEKSYSYDLVIVVRQQYNFWERILFGSPAIEICEESHISTLLIPDSDKWINWIPNGIIVATSLTEDSKLAESYASEFASKSSGDLSILHIIDTLNLHFDLNVSHIFPIDYVPSQVQKETIDEIRNQRLQEINKIQEKIKNEYNLKKINTHIDIGRVGDEILNYIKKRDHNNLLVIGASGGSALKRFFLGSKISAIEEACTIPLLIAQKISSQNS; encoded by the coding sequence ATGCAAATGATAAAAAAAATTCTTTGTGTTACAGATCTATCGCAAATCTCTAGAAATGCCGAGATAGCTTCTTTACGGTTAGCACATCTTTTTGACTCAGAACTCACAATACTAAGCTGTGGAGAATATTATTCACATATTCCAAACAATTATTTTGATGAAAATGTAATTCAACCACAACCTGATTTTCCGCACACAGAAGAATATGTAAAATTTTTAGAGCAAAAAAAATTAGAAACAATAGATCATTTTAAAAATATAATAAAAGAATTTAATCTTAATTTGCCAGAAAATATTATTTATGAAATTAAACTAGATAATGAAGTTACAGCTACAATGGATACTATTGAAGAAAAAAGTTATTCCTATGATTTAGTTATTGTTGTCCGACAGCAATATAATTTTTGGGAAAGAATTTTATTTGGATCGCCAGCAATTGAAATATGTGAAGAAAGTCATATTTCAACTTTATTAATTCCAGACTCAGATAAATGGATTAACTGGATACCAAATGGAATTATTGTTGCAACTTCTCTAACAGAAGATAGTAAATTGGCAGAAAGCTATGCTTCTGAATTTGCTTCAAAATCAAGTGGTGATTTATCTATTTTACATATTATAGACACATTAAATTTACATTTTGATTTAAATGTTTCTCATATTTTTCCAATTGATTATGTACCTTCTCAAGTTCAAAAAGAAACTATTGATGAAATAAGAAATCAAAGGCTTCAAGAAATAAATAAAATACAAGAAAAAATAAAAAATGAATATAATTTAAAAAAAATCAATACTCATATAGATATTGGAAGAGTAGGAGATGAGATTTTAAATTATATTAAAAAACGTGATCATAATAATTTGCTTGTCATAGGAGCAAGTGGCGGAAGTGCTTTAAAAAGATTTTTTCTAGGAAGTAAAATTTCAGCAATTGAAGAAGCTTGCACTATTCCACTATTAATTGCACAAAAAATATCCAGCCAAAACTCCTAA
- a CDS encoding tetratricopeptide repeat protein, producing the protein MQSDFLLRALYITKDPDIAPIIEGALRRCGAKKILACKTVSEAIDNIIDKKFQTHFVIEDVTVFEQYHFFPIQFINSCKRFKVPPPCLGLCEIKENFNINLLKSGRYVDYVPKPLNESFLEQRIRSSFQKSYQYQSGKMLVEVIESLINKKDIEKAYSLLLPALARKPNSPELIILISKVFFELKETAFSEVAVRYLISKNKNDVAAKNMLAKILLSTGRVKEANKLEL; encoded by the coding sequence GTGCAATCCGATTTTCTTTTGCGAGCCCTTTATATAACAAAAGACCCTGACATAGCCCCTATTATTGAAGGCGCTTTAAGGCGATGTGGAGCAAAAAAAATATTAGCATGCAAAACAGTCAGTGAAGCTATTGATAATATTATAGATAAAAAATTTCAAACTCATTTTGTAATAGAGGATGTTACTGTCTTTGAACAGTATCATTTTTTCCCCATTCAATTTATAAATTCCTGTAAGAGATTTAAGGTGCCCCCACCTTGTTTAGGGCTGTGTGAAATTAAGGAAAATTTTAATATTAATTTATTAAAATCAGGGCGTTATGTGGACTATGTTCCAAAACCATTAAATGAAAGTTTTTTAGAACAGAGGATTCGATCTTCTTTTCAAAAAAGCTATCAATATCAATCGGGTAAGATGTTAGTTGAAGTAATTGAATCTTTGATAAATAAAAAAGATATTGAAAAAGCTTACTCATTACTGCTTCCTGCTTTAGCGAGGAAGCCAAATAGCCCTGAACTTATCATTCTGATATCTAAAGTTTTTTTTGAATTAAAAGAGACCGCTTTTTCGGAGGTCGCAGTTCGTTATTTAATTAGTAAAAACAAGAATGATGTAGCCGCAAAAAATATGCTTGCAAAGATACTTCTATCAACGGGTAGAGTAAAAGAAGCAAATAAACTAGAGTTATGA